Part of the Cottoperca gobio chromosome 16, fCotGob3.1, whole genome shotgun sequence genome, TGGTACAGTGATGGTACAGTGATGATGGTACAGTGATGGTACAGTGATGATGGTACAGTGATGATGGTACAGTGATGGTACAGTGATGATGGTACAGTGATGATGGTACAGTGATGGTACAGTGATGATGGTACAGTGATGGTACAGTGATGGTACAGTGATGGTACAGTGACGGTACAGTGACTGCTCTCTGGGCACCACACAGCAGCTGTAATGCCACTCCAGCCTCCTCACAGTGAATACCATCGTTTCCTTCCTCTCCGAATCCTTCACTGGGCAGATTTGGGCAGTGAGGAGGCGAGCACCATCATTGTTTGGAAAACTGACTAATGAATGACGAGGGGGAGGTTGgggaggtgggggaggtggggggggggggggggagagcagcTGAGGTCACACATTGTTCCCTCTTTGGGTCTTTTTCCTCTCATGGCTGTCGGCTGTTTGCTTGATGAGGTGCTGCTTTGTCAGCTCGCCTGTTTTGAGGTCATTGAAGCTGGGATGTTGCCCAGTCCAggcaaacaccacacacacacacacacacacacacacacacacacacacacacacacacacacacacacacacacacacacacacacacacacacacagcctcgaAGCAAGGAAACGGAGAAGGATGCAGCGGGTTTATTGACgttgtcttatttatttatatttgatatatagatatatataaatatatatataagatatatataatttcttatatatatatatattcttatatatatatatatatattatagttctacatatatatatatatatatatatagatatatatatttatattcttacatatatatatatatatatatatatatgagaatatatatattatatatatatgagaatatatatatatatgagaatatatatatatatatgttatatatatatacatatatatatgagaatatatatatatattctcatatatatatattctcatatatatatattctcatatatatatatatatatatattctcatatatatatatgtaagaatataaatatatatatatatatatattcatatatatatatatatatatatatgaatgtgtcATTTGGTGCGtaatataaaagaaaagtgtttagttttttcttgaAAGAAAGGCTATATTTAAACCCAgtcaatattaaattattgTTCCATATGCTTGCCTGCAGACTCTTGGGAAAGATAACCCAATACATTGAAGTGTAATAATTGAAGCCTGTCTTTATTTTCCATATATTATAACTTATAACATTGTGTATTCCAGGAAACTACTCGGACATTATAAGAAGATGATAAAGATAAAGTGTTACCTTTGTCCTTAAACTTAATCTTGTGCTCACTGAGTTGCTAAAATCTTTGTTTGCTGAAGAAAAGCTAACAGGAAGTTGTTAGCAGTGCGTTGTGTCAGTGATCAATCTTAATGCAGCTTTCCAGAAGACATACAACCTTCAACTGTCTGAATAAAACCTTGTGAATAGCGAAACATATttactaaatgtgtgtttacatgtcaaTGTTCGAGCTGCACTGTGCAAGCAAACAAGATGAACGTTCAAACAAAGACTCAGAGCACATCATCATGAATCTAATGTTTATTTTGGACTCTAAATGTACCGCAGCAAAAACTTTGtagatggaaataaaaagtCTACGAACAAAACACTTTGATAAACCGGTTAGTGTCATCTTAACCTTTTACAACCAACCATTCATTCTACATGTTAAACATGCAGATATGAGACAATTGTTGTCCAGtggaatgaaataaataaacaccagCTGTGATCTAGCAGCTCTACGAGGAATCCTACCCTCCTGCTCTCATCAGGTCAATGGATCCCATCAGTCAGTAAAATCAGATTAGGCAGCAATCAATAAACAACTTGACTTTCAAATGACATTCTTTGTTCTGTCTTCATGCTGTTCCCTCACGCAAAACCTCCTTCCATAACATGCACACTGAAAGAGCTTCAACGATAAGGAAAGAATACACAATAGTTAGTCAAATATGTCAGTAAGGAAACGAGGCTTTAGAGATAGAATTGGCACATTAGTGGTTAGCGTCACTGATGTGCGCACCAAGGCACAACTTTGGTTTTCATAGTAAACGCAGTACACAGGAAACATGCTTTTCCTCTCGCTGACACTGATTACATCTAAAATTGGTTAAGTTCAAACTGTTCACTACTCTTTATACCGGTTCCTCCCCAGACGACCAGGATTCACCTTCTACTTCAGACTCGTCAGAATGGACCAACTCCCCCTCAACAACATTTCTACACAACACCTGCttcgcctctctctctttcttagCAGCCAGGACTATAGACGAGTCAACATCCACCCTGGAGTTCCAGTTAACCACATTTTCGGAATTCCCCCAAACCAAATTGTCAGCGAACCCCAGATTCAGATTGGTTTGCTCCGCTGCTTCGTTAGAAGCATCATTTGGTTGATTTGTGGCACCGGCCTCCAAGGAGGACACCCAGAAGTCATTATTTACGCCTGAGCTAAACAAATTTGTTGAGTCCTTCGttacaaatattttgtttttatctggtACACTGTCAGGGGAAATCTCAAAGGGCTCCTCTTCACTACGTGGCAGAACACCCTCATCAAAGCCTCCGTCCTCGTGGAGATCACCTTCAGCTGATTCAGGCACATTCTGATCTCTGATTTTAAAGTCCTCACTTGGGTTCTCCAGGACTTCCCATTCAGCTGTTTCTGGAACTTCTGGGAATTCCTGAGAGTCTGCAACATCCTCAATAAGATGTTCTTGAGATTCATCGGATGCTTTCACAGGATCGACCTCGTTCACCTCCGTGGGCGCCCCCCCATCCTGCAGGTGTTCCTGATCTGCTGTTAAGGCTGACACAGAGCTTGGATCCTCTGAGTGGTTGAGTTCTTCTATATGAGGCCCGCTGATGAAGTCAGTAAAGCGAGAGTGATCTTCTGTTACATCAGCATGTGTCACCATGGACACATTGTGTTCATCCTCTTCCCCTTTTTTCTCTGCATCATCTATAACCTCCTGGTCTTCATGCTGGACCTCCTCTTCAGCCAGAGTGTCTGCTCGAGGCATTACCACTGCCGAATCACTGAAATATTGATTCTCATAAGGTTGATCTATGATTGTAGTGGAAGATGCAAGAAGGTGGTTTACGCCCACCTCAGGCTCTGCACAGGAATACATTCCAGGATCTTCTTGCTCTTCCATTCCCAGATGTAACATCTGCTCATTCTCACTGACCGGCTGCTGTGCAAAGTGAGCGCTGTAGTTGTGTGTGGCCAGCTTTTCTAATTCCTCTTCCactagtctgtctgtctccaacTCCTCATCGTAGTCCACATTTGTGGGTAACGTGGTTTTGGTAAgttcttccttttcttcatcTGAATGTCGCTCACTGacttttctgttcttttcttctGCATTCACAAGTGTAGCCTGCTCACTTACATCGCCAACCTCTCCGTCTTCAGCATGAGTATATCCCAGATTATATTCCACATCCAATGCTTCACCTTCGACTTCTTCGCACAGATCTTCCATAGTTCCAAACCTCTTCGACTTGCCTTCGCTCCACGTTCCCAACTCTCCgatcttcttctcctgctcagCTTCACTCGACTCGCTCTCCTCCACGTGTGTCGCCTGAGTGTTACCGTCGGCCTCATCGCTCTTGTATCGAATCAGAGGACGCGTGTCAGCAAGAGTGTTATCCTGAGCGTAGCTGTCGCTCTCCAGCTCAGTCTGCCACGACACAGAGACATTTTGagaatcctcctcttcatcgtcTTCTTCGTTGTCAGGAAACAGCGCATGTTCTTGGTCTAAAGCATCATGCTGTCCATCATCACCTACTGAAGAGGCCACATTGTTGTTTTGCTGTACATCTGTCTCAAAATCCTGCACAATTTCCTTCCTTTCATGCTTTTGTTCTCTTGCTGATATATCTTCCTCTGGTTCAGcgtgttttcctttttcttcatcCTTTTTAATGCCATCATCTGTCTTCAGATCAACCTTCCTTTCTATTACACTATCCCATGTGTCCATCTCTTCTCCATCAGGGTACAACTTATCCTCAACATCCATCTCATTGGCTCTTACTGTAAAACAACTTATTTCTTGCCTCATCTCAACCGCATCTTCCTTCAGGATGTTTTCATCTGGGCTGAAGTCTGTCACTTTGTTGAACAAGCTTTCTCCAGGCTCGAATTCAGACACTGGACTGCTCGTCCTGGAATCAAAGTGTGGTTCAATTACCGCCTCAGTTTCAGAATCGGATCTTTCCTCTTGCacatgctcttcttcttctctccactctctctctacCCAGGCATCAATGGGAGGATGTGACTCTTGCGTATCTTCTTTTTTCAAGGGTATTTCAAAAGGCACATCCTTATCAGATTCATCTGAGAAAGCACAGAACTCCTCTGTCAGTCTGATATTGTATGGTGTAAGGTTGGGTGTGGTCGCCTGATGCTGACTAACTTCATCATTGAAGGGTGGCTCTGTGCTGAGGCCGGACTCAACCTGATAACTGACGACTGGTGGGACGTCAGGTCTTTCCTCGAGAGCTTCCACATGAACATTGTTCCAGttctcttctgcttctttgtCCCCTGATGTTGCTTCAGCCTCCTGCTCATTGGGAGGTGATAGAGGCTCAGCATATGTGACTTTCTCATTAACCTCCTGTGGTCTGAAATTCTCAACGGCTCCATCCTGCAGTATTTTGGGATAAGGGGTTTCCCACGTTGCAGGTTTTGTGGAAATCTTTGGGGTTTCAGTGAGGGTTACAGGATTCCTACTGGCCCTCGTTGTTGGCTCTCTTCCTGTTATTCCACGGACAGATGAGAGGGAAGTGGTCTTGTGGCTAGTGGACAGCTGCGTCTGGTAATTCTTCTTTACCCCCCAAGGAGTGAAAACTGCATCTGTGGAGGACAAGAGCAGAGCTCATGAATACATAATGAACTAAGCTACTGTAATAAAAATGACTTGCGTTGATGTCTCTTGAGTTCAAACCAATTTCTGTCTAAGAATTCTGCCAAATATACTGTATCCTAGATATCTGACAGCTCCACACAGCTTTCACTAGTATTTGAAATCACTGTGGAAACCTGCCTCCCTACAGcgttattaaaatgtatgttctCAATGGAGGTTGAACACTAATGGGGAGATATTGATCGTCATTTCCTTTCACCGTTGTCTGAGTTACCAGAAAGCAAAGCCATATGGCTCAATAACCTTTGGGGACTGTCTTAGATGGCTTGCATTACAGGACCCAAAGTGCCTACCTCAGCTCCCTTAGCCAACCCCCACCCCCAACCCcaccacacccacccacccaacTGATGCGATTACAAACTGTATGAAACATGTCCCCACTCTGAGGGGCTTTTAGTTAGAGTGAAATGATACCCTTACAAAGGAGAGTGAAGATAAAGAAGAGGGTTTATGCAACATGTGCAGGGAAGTCACTGGCATGATGaattaatattgttttctttaattaccTGTGATGTTTCTTGGCTGATTTGACAAAGAGATGTCTCCCCTGAGGCTTTCACTGTCCAGCAAAgctctgcagagacagacaacaagaGAAGCAGATCACATTTTGAAGttctttcacacacaacacatgaatATTGTGCTGTTTGTTCTTTGGATTTGAGTGCAGACGTGATGCTGCACACAGAGCGAAGGAAGGGGAGGGTGACTTGTGTTGCAGGAACGGACTGAGGTCTGTTGTTATGGTAATGAAGGAAAGTTCCTGCCATTGAGGAGCCATCTGCAGCGCACAAACCTCTGCCATCaattcctcacacacacacacacacacacacacacacacacacacacacacacacacacacacacacacacacacacacacacacacaatgacagcaGATATTATGAGCAGCTCACGCAGCACTAATACCGCCAGCCTCCATTCCAACACATAATTTAAGtagctgtttttttgtgtgtgtaaatataattTCGATATACTTCTGGGGACAACAACAGTTCCATGTGTCGTGAAGGACATTGAAATGTGTCCTCTAGTTTTTCCTTCCCCCTCCGGCTCCCTGCCGCTGTTATTCTAGACTCCCATCGCTCATAAATCGGTAGCTTCTCACTGAGGAGTGAGGGTCAATAtttggaggagggggagggtgaGGAAGGAGGCCTCACTGTGGAGCTCCATAATGGATGAATTACTCCGTCCTAAGACTTCACAGGCTGCTGTTTTAATGAGTTGACCTTTAGTCCAGATGGCTTCACCCTCAACTCTTCTCCCAACGATGGAAAAGTGTTTGTCCACTTCTTACTGAGCAGCAGCGTTAAAATGGGTGAAACTAATCCTCACAGTTGACATAGTTGTGATCAGCTGGATGCATCTCCTCCTGTTTCCTTACCTGATACCTTGGAAGCTAGTTTCCAATAAGGTTGAAACTAagaattattgttatttttaatcaaTCTGCTGATTATATTCCTAATTGTTCAATCTACAAATGTGAGAAAATGGTGGAAAAAGTCTATCACACTTTCCTAAAGCCCAAAGTCTTGTaattaaaatgcttgttttgatCAGCCAACACAAAGATGTAGATTTTACTATGTcataagtaaaacaaaaagaaaagcacttttaaaaagCTGGAAAGTAACACTAATAATCAGTTGAGATGGAGACTGTTTCTTAGAAAAGTCTGAGTATGTTATGTGTCGTCTCCCCAAATCCAAATGTGATTGAATGTGAAGCATTAAGTATTTCCACGTGAGCGTGACCCCACTATGAGTTAATCATCATCTTCATTATAGAGACAAAAGATTTAGTCATCTCCCATGACATGTGTGGGGCGGATTTTAACAAacatcaaaaatatgtttttacatgaaATGCAACATTCATCCCACACCTGTCAGACATTAAACAGGTAAGTTCCTTAAATCATCCACCCTGGTGGAGTTTTTACATCACAGTGTGGAGCCAAAGTTTCTCCTTTTTCACAGACACTTCATAAAAGCCACCTTTATCATGAAAAGCCGACACAAAGCTGGCTGACTTCTAAAAGAGAAAACGTATCTCTATCAATACTCTATCGGCtgtttcatttaaaagtgaCAATGATCCAAACAATAGTCATAATAATGGCTATTTTTCACCCATTGATCGCCATAACTTTGATGCAAAGACAACAGAATACAAAGCTGACATGTTAGTACAGTCAATATCTGAATACATCAAACAACAAAGCCTGCACATCTTTTCAAAGTGTAAAGAGAAAGATGCTTTTTACTTCTCCGAAatttaaaaagcaacaaatacaatatattgcAACACAGCGAAGAAGTAgttcttttttgggggggaaaacAGTAAATTCAGTTTGCAGAAAGATTAAATAACAACTATAACAATCTTCAGTGGACGGACAAATAATCAATATCACGTTGTTAATATCGTgatatgttctgttctgttactGAGGTCCAGGGGCTTCATCGCTTTCCTGTAGCTCAACTTTAGACCTCCGGATTTTGAAATCACGGAGCACATTGTTTATTCTCAGCTGTGCATAAAACTCTATAACTGAGGCAGAGAATTAATGcaacaaatgaaacaatgacCAATTAAGACCTTATCCATTACAGGGATCCACAGGAACCCTGTAATGCACAAAGATCAGATTAATATTGACTCATCTTCATTTCTCCAGTGCACAAACAGAAAGGAGTAGTTCTGGATGGAATCATGTTTCTACTTTCTCAGGATTGATTATCACTGACTGATCCGCCCTGGATCAATATATGTGATTATAAATGTACAAGGGGGCAGACATGGTGACTCCTTTGCTCGGGGACTTTGCCCAATGCCTTGGAGTGTCATTTGCCCGCCTAATCTCCTCTcacccagtgcatgctgggataggctCCAGCCCCCTTAGTGGCgtggatgtacagtataaagAGAATTGGATATAGCGTTGGAGAAGTTGCTCAGTGTTGATTCCATTGGGCCCAAGGCCGGAATTCAACCTGGGACGTTTTGGTTATATGGCATGCGCTGTAACCATTCGGCTGCCAAGGTGCTCCTTCATTTTGGGAAGTTAATTTACCTAAAAAAAATGATCTACTGatttacagacgtctctttCCAATGTAGGTCTAATGGGAAAGTGGTTTTGGGCCCGGTGGCGTCACGTGACCCtgaagttgtaattccacatTTGGCCACTATGCAAATTGCCTTCAAAGCCCAGCACTGAttctgagggcagactgcagctacactgactcactatcgcctctagaggaacaagtggtattacaagactggacgaagcgcagctagctgttagcatgctaacttcagtaaaTATctgtgcaacacaacacagagacgtcttgacataacgtcaacactgtcacctcttcacactctgttcataatgttgattttaatgttttaagtatgaattctggcatatcttacacattgaacccgTGCAGGATAATTATCTCTATCCTTGgttttctctcacacatttgGTCACAAACTTATTAACGGTTCACATTTCCTTGGTGTATAAATGCAGCGTACCTGTATGTTGATACCTCCAGGCTCAGAGACACCTTCTGCTGCAGCAGGCCTCGGTTCTCCAGGAGAAGATGATCGATGTTCTGGCCCAgctcctctttctccatctccagGCCCTCCCAGTGTTCCTgccaaaacaggaagtgaaacaggAAAAGGAAGCGGTTAAAAAAAGGTATGAACGCATGAAGTGTACTGGATAAACAaacagtctttgtgtttgtcataTTCATGTTGTTGAGAGAAGAGGGTTTTTATTTCAGCTGCACTGATCTGAAGAAGGCTTGTAGCGCTGTTCTAACACACTTTAGGTCCATGCAACCTTCCTGCAGCTGCCCAGGACCACACTGGGAGAAGGCAGCATTGTACATAGAACTCACAAGTGCTCCTCAAAGCGGTGGGACATTTGACACATTACTAGAGCTTTAATATTCGCCAGGATAAGAGATGTGAAACAAAGATATTATGTGTTCATAAGGAAAATATCTTAAGTATTCGATCTTCTAAGATTTGACCAGTCATGTGATTGACATTTGTCTAAACATTTGCCCGAGTCGTGCTGCTGCTGATTATCAGCTGGTCACATTCCCCTTTGGTTTGTCACTTCATTACTTTAGACTGCGTCTATTTGTGTCCCGTTAAACACTGTGACAGTAACAGCGGATGGCCTTGAGAGGAAAGCTTTCTTAAAACAGAAGTTCCCCAATTTGTAACAATCATTTCTTTCAGCTTCAGAAAGTAATACTTAAAAATGGCagaacttttgttttgaaaatctATTAATTTTTATTATAGTATACATGAACTGATAATATGATgacaaatatgtatatatatatatatatatatatatatatatatatatatatatatataatttgtatttaataaaagaatcCTTTcaacattacaatacatttcatatatatatatatatatatatatatatatatatatatatgaaatgtattgtaatgctGAAaggattatttaattaattgtcATAAATGAATCAACAGTGATCACATCTCTCAACCTCTTAATTGGTCGTTTTATGCTTTCTTCATGCTGAATTACTTATTTCCAAGAGCACAATATTGAAAGTGATGCTTTTGTATGATTCTTTGTGGCgtgttagtcgactaagagTCACTTTAGTCGAGGACAGCCCTACACATAGGAACTAGAATGAGGTCTTTGGACACTTTGGGCTCTTATCGGTTGTGATGGACATTTGTCATTCTATAGAGTAAAGAGTTAATCCAtcaactgaaaatgttttgctttatcaATAATGAAATTACTTGTTAGCCTTTGTGTACTGCCA contains:
- the nes gene encoding nestin; its protein translation is MERHSVHKSFHHGHLGEEKHQMLNLNRRLETYLNRVKLLEEENALLAKEIQAMRGSNHGASTRRKGLEEELRQARLEVDATWRDKVHTELEVGRVVEELQALDLQRQMEAQAQVAVKKKLEQSRMELEEEQRAQIWLSEQIGQLEHEMRHLSQTHQEDVAHLEAILTHSRATMPPTLAQRANQTPNLLQVGQEYSQRATKAWQETSEAYQGQLDRLEESLHQTRSRLTQVGQEKSQSHLKLQALEKEIASAHDVRLHLERTAAQQGDGYSQEIQQLQEHWEGLEMEKEELGQNIDHLLLENRGLLQQKVSLSLEVSTYRALLDSESLRGDISLSNQPRNITDAVFTPWGVKKNYQTQLSTSHKTTSLSSVRGITGREPTTRASRNPVTLTETPKISTKPATWETPYPKILQDGAVENFRPQEVNEKVTYAEPLSPPNEQEAEATSGDKEAEENWNNVHVEALEERPDVPPVVSYQVESGLSTEPPFNDEVSQHQATTPNLTPYNIRLTEEFCAFSDESDKDVPFEIPLKKEDTQESHPPIDAWVEREWREEEEHVQEERSDSETEAVIEPHFDSRTSSPVSEFEPGESLFNKVTDFSPDENILKEDAVEMRQEISCFTVRANEMDVEDKLYPDGEEMDTWDSVIERKVDLKTDDGIKKDEEKGKHAEPEEDISAREQKHERKEIVQDFETDVQQNNNVASSVGDDGQHDALDQEHALFPDNEEDDEEEDSQNVSVSWQTELESDSYAQDNTLADTRPLIRYKSDEADGNTQATHVEESESSEAEQEKKIGELGTWSEGKSKRFGTMEDLCEEVEGEALDVEYNLGYTHAEDGEVGDVSEQATLVNAEEKNRKVSERHSDEEKEELTKTTLPTNVDYDEELETDRLVEEELEKLATHNYSAHFAQQPVSENEQMLHLGMEEQEDPGMYSCAEPEVGVNHLLASSTTIIDQPYENQYFSDSAVVMPRADTLAEEEVQHEDQEVIDDAEKKGEEDEHNVSMVTHADVTEDHSRFTDFISGPHIEELNHSEDPSSVSALTADQEHLQDGGAPTEVNEVDPVKASDESQEHLIEDVADSQEFPEVPETAEWEVLENPSEDFKIRDQNVPESAEGDLHEDGGFDEGVLPRSEEEPFEISPDSVPDKNKIFVTKDSTNLFSSGVNNDFWVSSLEAGATNQPNDASNEAAEQTNLNLGFADNLVWGNSENVVNWNSRVDVDSSIVLAAKKEREAKQVLCRNVVEGELVHSDESEVEGESWSSGEEPV